One window of Corynebacterium doosanense CAU 212 = DSM 45436 genomic DNA carries:
- a CDS encoding GNAT family N-acetyltransferase, with protein MSVTRETGAFVIHDDGATAGRTEFLDRGSERIFYHTEIGEEFGGRGLASQLIDAALDATAADGLDVVAVCPFVRGRLEKHPEVFGGSWRRPSTSDLEWLKEQK; from the coding sequence ATGAGTGTCACCCGCGAGACCGGCGCCTTCGTCATCCACGACGACGGCGCGACAGCCGGCCGCACCGAGTTCCTCGACCGCGGTTCGGAACGTATCTTCTATCACACCGAAATCGGCGAGGAGTTCGGTGGACGTGGGCTGGCTTCGCAGCTTATCGACGCCGCCCTCGACGCCACCGCCGCCGACGGCCTCGACGTGGTCGCGGTGTGCCCCTTCGTGCGCGGCCGGCTGGAGAAGCACCCCGAAGTGTTCGGCGGATCGTGGCGCAGGCCATCGACAAGTGATCTGGAATGGCTTAAGGAGCAGAAGTAA
- a CDS encoding response regulator transcription factor — translation MLRPDGSPIRVLVVDDEEALAALLSSALKYEGWEIHTAGSGMSALRLAREVDPDVILLDVMLPDFDGFEVLRRLRREGSTVPVLFLTARDAVEDRVTGLMAGGDDYVVKPYSLEEVVARITALVRRAGIAELAAPEATVLTVGDLELNEDSHEVRRGGEEIQLSATEYGLLHFLVVNERKVLSKAQILDRVWGYDFGGRSTVVELYISYLRRKIDQGRPPMIHTLRGAGYILKPGEFS, via the coding sequence ATGCTCCGCCCCGACGGCTCCCCGATCCGCGTCCTCGTCGTCGACGACGAGGAGGCCCTCGCGGCACTGCTGTCCTCGGCGCTCAAGTACGAGGGCTGGGAGATCCACACGGCGGGCAGCGGGATGTCGGCCCTCCGGCTGGCCCGCGAGGTGGACCCGGACGTCATCCTTCTCGACGTCATGCTGCCGGACTTCGACGGTTTCGAGGTGCTCCGGCGCCTGCGCCGCGAGGGCAGCACCGTTCCCGTGCTCTTCCTCACGGCCCGCGACGCGGTGGAGGACCGGGTCACCGGGCTCATGGCCGGCGGCGACGACTACGTGGTCAAACCCTATTCCCTGGAAGAGGTGGTCGCCCGGATCACCGCCCTGGTCCGACGCGCCGGCATCGCCGAGCTCGCGGCGCCGGAGGCGACTGTTCTCACCGTGGGAGATCTGGAACTGAACGAGGACTCCCACGAGGTCCGACGCGGCGGCGAGGAGATCCAGCTCTCCGCCACCGAGTACGGGCTGCTGCACTTTCTCGTGGTCAACGAACGCAAGGTGCTGTCCAAGGCGCAGATCCTCGACCGGGTCTGGGGATACGACTTCGGCGGGCGATCGACCGTCGTCGAGCTCTACATCTCCTACCTGCGGCGCAAGATCGACCAGGGACGCCCGCCCATGATCCACACCCTCCGGGGTGCCGGGTACAT
- a CDS encoding translation initiation factor IF-2 N-terminal domain-containing protein yields the protein MASTAEPKKPRRTTRKTSPASPITQAAADFDRSQLGESVRVYALAKQLGVSSKDLIAALADLGEKKVAQSSLTRADTEKLLDSLAPAAPPARKAAKKTTKKTTRKATKKATKKAVDNGTSDENVDSPEPAPAASETPAPVEEDDKLRERVRKNVDNEIHQIEEKVKADLTEDLTAADVVAEDVEPDETTALEVPEAPESRDADKAAFSPLFVAPGAKTEDAEETESPEETEPAEQGVDKRGSRRTRHRVAQSRKKQSAPEPEPEPQPEPEAEETPQVDEPVAIKGSTRLEAQRRRRTEMRESGRTKKHIVSQAEFLARRESVERTMVVRERPRHDGGGTLTQVGVLEDDLLVEHFVTTESQASMIGNIYLGRVQNVLPSMEAAFIDIGTGRNGVLYSSEVDWKTAGLGGRGRRIEQALRSGDQILVQVSKDPLGHKGPRLTTQISLPGRFLVYVPGGRSAGISRKLPAPERKRLKDILGRVIPGKGGAIIRTAAENVPEEAIAADVRRLHNLWEDVQERADKEKQSKGATPVTLYEEPDMLVKVVRDLFNEDFASLVIDGKRSWSTVHSYVKSVAPDLADRLVKYDRRDHDGQDAFEHFRVDEQIHKALGRKVWLPSGGYLIIDRTEAMIVIDVNTGKFTGAGGNLEETVTRNNLEAAEEIVRQIRLRDLGGMIVVDFIDMVLPENQDLVLRRLKEALGRDHTRHQVSEVTSLGLVQMTRKRIGTGLVETFTTECHHCEGTGLIFHEDPVDRDEHHAPAEHHAPAERPGRDNRQEKDGDSEDVLERMADSVLKLGDPEETSDATEQDDRDDRDEESGEKRTSKRRGRRGGGRGRGSRDRDTSSERQQQEQPQPQDAEPVSEWERIAAEAVETARELDPDEPSDADYVAETGEKSFAEALEEFDSSPRRRRKTRGNSRSDRRPERGEADTDNRAEKSPRRRRATATTATTGTAEAPTESVQAEAQEQKRTEVSRKTPDAPARDEQPTRSSRGRRRAVRRRAAAGREDIRQEVKEPVHTDVEKRPEPETGSSRGSRGRRRATRRSSSRR from the coding sequence GTGGCATCGACCGCAGAACCGAAAAAGCCCCGCAGAACCACCCGGAAGACGTCGCCGGCCAGCCCCATCACGCAGGCCGCCGCTGACTTCGACCGCTCCCAGCTCGGTGAATCCGTGCGCGTCTACGCACTGGCGAAACAGCTCGGCGTGTCCTCGAAGGACCTCATCGCCGCCCTGGCCGACCTGGGGGAGAAGAAAGTCGCGCAGTCGTCCCTGACGCGCGCGGACACCGAGAAGCTGCTCGACTCGCTCGCCCCCGCCGCCCCGCCGGCGCGGAAGGCGGCCAAGAAGACGACGAAGAAAACCACCAGGAAGGCCACGAAGAAGGCCACCAAGAAGGCGGTCGACAACGGGACCTCCGACGAGAACGTGGATTCCCCCGAACCCGCCCCTGCTGCGTCGGAGACCCCGGCACCGGTGGAGGAGGACGACAAACTGCGCGAGCGTGTGCGCAAGAATGTCGACAACGAGATCCACCAGATCGAGGAGAAGGTCAAGGCCGACCTGACCGAGGACCTGACTGCAGCGGATGTGGTTGCCGAGGATGTCGAGCCGGACGAGACCACTGCACTCGAAGTGCCCGAAGCTCCCGAATCCAGGGACGCGGACAAGGCCGCGTTCTCCCCGCTGTTTGTCGCCCCTGGTGCGAAGACGGAGGATGCAGAGGAAACGGAGAGCCCGGAGGAAACGGAGCCGGCTGAGCAGGGCGTCGATAAGCGGGGTTCCCGTCGGACCCGGCACCGCGTGGCGCAGAGCCGGAAGAAGCAGTCCGCCCCCGAGCCCGAGCCGGAGCCGCAGCCTGAGCCCGAGGCGGAGGAGACCCCCCAGGTCGACGAACCCGTGGCCATCAAGGGATCCACCCGGCTCGAGGCCCAGCGCCGGCGCCGCACCGAGATGCGCGAATCCGGGCGCACCAAAAAACACATCGTCTCGCAGGCGGAGTTCCTCGCGCGCCGGGAATCGGTCGAGCGCACCATGGTGGTGCGGGAACGACCGCGTCACGACGGCGGCGGCACCCTCACCCAGGTGGGCGTGCTGGAGGACGACCTGCTGGTCGAGCACTTCGTCACCACCGAGTCGCAGGCATCGATGATCGGCAACATCTACCTCGGACGGGTGCAGAACGTGCTGCCCTCGATGGAGGCGGCGTTCATCGACATCGGCACCGGGCGTAACGGCGTGCTGTACTCCTCGGAGGTCGACTGGAAGACCGCCGGCCTCGGCGGACGCGGCCGCAGAATCGAACAGGCGCTGCGGTCCGGGGACCAGATCCTGGTCCAGGTGTCCAAGGATCCCCTCGGCCACAAGGGCCCGCGCCTGACCACCCAGATCTCCCTCCCCGGGCGTTTCCTCGTCTACGTCCCGGGCGGGCGCAGCGCGGGAATCTCCCGCAAGCTGCCCGCGCCGGAGCGCAAGCGGCTGAAGGACATCCTCGGTCGGGTCATCCCGGGAAAGGGCGGAGCCATCATCCGCACCGCCGCGGAGAACGTCCCCGAGGAAGCCATCGCCGCCGACGTCCGGCGCCTGCACAACCTCTGGGAGGACGTGCAGGAACGTGCAGACAAGGAGAAGCAGTCCAAGGGCGCCACCCCGGTCACGCTCTACGAAGAGCCGGATATGCTGGTCAAGGTCGTTCGCGACCTCTTCAACGAGGACTTCGCCTCCCTGGTCATCGACGGCAAGCGCTCCTGGAGCACCGTGCACTCCTACGTGAAGTCCGTGGCGCCGGACCTGGCGGATCGCCTGGTCAAGTACGACCGCCGCGACCACGACGGACAGGACGCCTTCGAGCACTTCCGTGTCGACGAGCAGATCCACAAGGCGCTGGGGCGCAAGGTGTGGCTGCCCTCCGGCGGCTACCTCATCATTGACCGGACCGAAGCGATGATCGTCATCGACGTCAACACCGGCAAGTTCACCGGCGCCGGCGGCAACCTCGAGGAGACCGTCACCCGGAACAACCTCGAGGCCGCGGAAGAGATCGTCCGCCAGATCCGGCTGCGTGACCTCGGTGGAATGATCGTCGTCGACTTCATCGACATGGTCCTGCCCGAGAACCAGGACCTGGTGCTGCGCCGACTCAAGGAGGCCCTGGGCCGCGACCACACCCGCCACCAGGTCTCCGAGGTCACCTCGCTCGGCCTGGTGCAGATGACCAGGAAGCGCATCGGCACCGGACTCGTGGAGACCTTCACCACGGAGTGCCACCACTGCGAGGGCACGGGACTGATCTTCCACGAGGATCCCGTCGACCGCGACGAGCACCACGCTCCTGCCGAGCACCACGCTCCTGCCGAGCGACCCGGCCGGGACAACCGCCAGGAGAAGGACGGCGACTCCGAGGACGTGCTCGAGCGGATGGCGGACTCGGTGCTCAAACTGGGCGACCCGGAGGAGACCTCCGACGCCACGGAGCAGGACGACCGGGACGACCGGGACGAGGAGTCCGGAGAAAAGCGCACGTCCAAGCGCCGCGGTCGCCGCGGTGGCGGGCGCGGCCGGGGAAGCCGGGACCGGGACACCTCCTCTGAGAGGCAGCAGCAGGAGCAGCCGCAGCCGCAGGATGCCGAGCCGGTCAGTGAGTGGGAGCGCATCGCCGCCGAAGCGGTGGAGACGGCCCGCGAGCTTGACCCGGACGAGCCCTCCGATGCCGACTACGTAGCCGAGACCGGGGAGAAGTCCTTCGCCGAGGCACTTGAGGAGTTCGACTCCTCGCCCCGCCGACGCCGCAAGACCCGTGGGAACTCCCGCTCCGACCGACGTCCGGAGCGAGGGGAAGCAGATACCGATAACCGGGCGGAGAAGTCACCGCGCCGACGCCGCGCCACTGCAACCACTGCTACTACCGGCACCGCCGAGGCTCCCACGGAGTCGGTGCAGGCGGAGGCGCAGGAACAGAAGCGCACCGAGGTCTCCCGGAAGACGCCGGATGCCCCGGCCAGGGACGAGCAGCCCACGCGTTCCTCGCGGGGTCGTCGACGTGCGGTTCGCCGCCGCGCGGCGGCCGGCCGGGAAGACATTCGCCAGGAGGTGAAGGAACCGGTGCACACGGACGTCGAGAAGCGTCCCGAGCCGGAGACTGGTTCCTCCCGCGGTTCGCGGGGGCGCCGACGGGCAACCCGACGGAGCTCGTCGCGCCGTTAG
- a CDS encoding TetR/AcrR family transcriptional regulator: protein MSSEGKGRTVATGGRARQARAIEKRKSILDSAIELMFAQGLQGVTHRQVAARASVPVGSIGYYFNTRDELLIHALQVHGEVLDAGAEAIVADLPEGQKLSSAEAARILLDIYLPGHHDLLIGWVGVKMDCVRESTTLQENLQAQRTRALEHLAQALHKVGYERLRAELVVLVIEGAVVEAAVAGEASAEKYTLKSLELLLSAA from the coding sequence ATGAGTTCAGAGGGGAAGGGGCGCACGGTGGCGACAGGCGGACGTGCCCGGCAGGCCCGCGCCATCGAGAAGAGGAAGTCCATCCTGGATTCAGCCATCGAGCTGATGTTCGCCCAGGGGCTCCAGGGGGTGACGCACCGTCAGGTCGCCGCGCGTGCCTCCGTACCCGTCGGATCCATCGGGTACTACTTCAACACCCGCGACGAACTGCTCATCCATGCCCTCCAGGTGCACGGCGAAGTTCTCGACGCCGGGGCCGAGGCGATCGTGGCCGACCTGCCGGAAGGGCAGAAGCTCTCGAGCGCGGAGGCGGCCAGGATTCTCCTGGACATCTACCTGCCGGGTCACCACGACCTGCTCATCGGCTGGGTCGGCGTGAAGATGGACTGCGTGCGTGAATCCACCACCCTTCAGGAGAACCTCCAGGCCCAGCGGACACGGGCGCTGGAGCACCTGGCCCAGGCGCTGCACAAGGTCGGATACGAGAGGCTGCGTGCGGAGCTGGTGGTCCTCGTCATCGAGGGCGCGGTGGTCGAGGCCGCCGTCGCCGGGGAAGCATCGGCGGAGAAGTACACCCTGAAATCCCTCGAGCTCCTGCTCTCCGCCGCCTGA
- a CDS encoding carboxymuconolactone decarboxylase family protein gives MNNRPPEETSSGSYPERMEHGPYLDKFFPEVYSALGKANGQLKRIYQDVDLSPDLIEIALVRASQLNGCSACLSIHVPRARRAGVSQNKLDVLASWRETDAFTPHERAALDLAETITLMPAGIRKAAAPVKAMEIFTEEQVAALEWAIIMINTYNRISIFSGHPPASEI, from the coding sequence ATGAACAACCGTCCCCCCGAAGAAACATCGAGCGGGTCCTACCCGGAGCGGATGGAGCACGGTCCGTACCTGGACAAGTTCTTCCCCGAGGTCTACTCCGCGCTGGGCAAGGCCAATGGCCAGCTCAAGCGGATCTACCAGGACGTAGATCTCTCCCCCGATCTCATCGAGATCGCTCTTGTCCGGGCGAGCCAGCTCAACGGCTGCTCGGCGTGCCTCTCCATCCACGTTCCCCGCGCCCGGCGCGCCGGGGTCAGCCAGAACAAACTCGACGTGCTCGCCTCCTGGCGGGAGACCGACGCCTTCACCCCGCACGAGCGGGCGGCGCTGGATCTCGCGGAGACCATCACGCTCATGCCCGCGGGGATCCGCAAAGCGGCCGCCCCGGTCAAGGCGATGGAGATCTTCACCGAGGAACAGGTCGCGGCGCTGGAGTGGGCGATCATCATGATCAACACCTACAACCGCATCTCCATCTTCTCCGGCCACCCCCCGGCGTCCGAGATCTGA
- a CDS encoding pirin family protein, protein MSNTDDHPEELALGTDSPSCADGAKVEIITSRDVPLGGPRAMTVKRTLPQRQRSLIGAWCFVDHYGPDDVSLTGGMDVPPHPHTGLQTVSWLFEGDITHHDSGGNHAVVVPGEVNLMTAGAGICHSEVSTHSTATLHGVQLWTVLPDSARQGERRFDHHAPELLSFDWGEALVFLGELLGERSPVSTFTPLVGAEIRLLPGATATIDVDPSFEHGLLVDAGDIDLEGVTVWPSELAYTGTGESRLRIRNNGDTPARMILLGGEPFTEEVVMWWNFIGRDHDEIARYREQWERGDDRFGVTRGYISHDPTGLDRLPAPELPHSRIRARTNPDSVARPHERIDS, encoded by the coding sequence ATGTCCAACACCGACGACCACCCGGAGGAACTCGCTCTGGGAACCGACTCCCCCTCGTGTGCCGACGGAGCGAAGGTGGAGATCATCACCTCGCGTGACGTGCCCCTCGGCGGCCCCCGTGCCATGACCGTCAAACGCACGCTCCCCCAGCGACAGCGCTCCCTCATCGGCGCGTGGTGTTTCGTCGACCATTACGGGCCCGACGACGTGTCCCTCACCGGCGGCATGGACGTGCCCCCGCATCCCCACACCGGACTGCAGACCGTGTCCTGGCTCTTCGAGGGGGACATCACCCACCACGACTCCGGAGGAAATCACGCCGTCGTCGTCCCCGGGGAGGTCAACCTCATGACCGCGGGCGCCGGGATCTGCCACTCGGAGGTCTCCACCCACTCCACCGCCACGCTCCACGGGGTTCAGCTGTGGACGGTCCTGCCGGATTCCGCCCGGCAGGGCGAGCGGCGCTTCGACCACCACGCACCCGAGCTGCTGTCCTTCGACTGGGGTGAGGCGCTGGTCTTCCTGGGCGAACTGCTGGGCGAGCGCTCCCCGGTCTCCACCTTTACCCCGCTGGTCGGCGCGGAGATCCGTCTGCTTCCCGGGGCGACGGCCACCATCGACGTTGACCCCTCCTTCGAGCACGGCCTCCTGGTCGATGCCGGCGACATCGACCTCGAGGGGGTCACGGTCTGGCCCTCCGAGCTCGCCTACACCGGCACCGGTGAATCCCGCCTGCGCATCCGCAACAACGGCGACACCCCGGCCCGGATGATCCTCCTGGGCGGCGAGCCGTTCACGGAGGAGGTGGTCATGTGGTGGAACTTCATCGGCCGCGACCACGACGAGATCGCCCGGTACCGTGAGCAGTGGGAGCGTGGCGACGACCGCTTCGGCGTCACCCGTGGCTACATCAGCCACGACCCCACGGGATTGGACAGGCTTCCCGCGCCGGAACTGCCCCATTCCCGGATCCGCGCCCGGACCAACCCGGATTCCGTCGCCCGCCCCCACGAAAGGATTGATTCATGA
- the ndk gene encoding nucleoside-diphosphate kinase, producing MTERTLILIKPDGVANGHVGEILARIERKGLKLVELDLRTTDRATAEKHYEEHADKPFFGELVDFITSAPLVASIVEGERAIDAWRQLAGGTDPVSKATPGTIRGDFALTVGENVVHGSDSPESAEREIGIWFPNA from the coding sequence ATGACTGAACGCACCCTGATCCTGATCAAGCCCGACGGTGTGGCCAACGGCCACGTCGGTGAGATTCTCGCCCGTATCGAGCGCAAGGGTCTCAAGCTCGTCGAGCTGGATCTGCGCACCACGGACCGGGCCACGGCGGAGAAGCACTACGAGGAGCACGCCGACAAGCCGTTCTTCGGCGAGCTCGTCGACTTCATCACCTCCGCGCCGCTGGTGGCGAGCATTGTCGAGGGTGAGCGGGCCATCGACGCCTGGCGTCAGCTCGCCGGCGGCACCGACCCGGTGTCCAAGGCCACGCCCGGCACCATCCGCGGCGACTTCGCCCTGACCGTGGGCGAGAACGTCGTGCACGGCTCCGATTCCCCCGAGTCCGCAGAGCGCGAGATCGGGATCTGGTTCCCCAACGCCTAG
- the rpmA gene encoding 50S ribosomal protein L27 — MAHKKGASSSSNGRDSESKRLGVKRFGGQQVKAGEILIRQRGTKFHPGENVGRGGDDTLFALEAGAVEFGIKRNRRIVNIVPAAEQVEVATA; from the coding sequence ATGGCACACAAAAAGGGCGCATCCAGCTCCAGCAACGGTCGCGATTCCGAGTCCAAGCGTCTCGGCGTGAAGCGCTTCGGCGGACAGCAGGTCAAGGCCGGCGAGATCCTCATCCGCCAGCGTGGCACCAAGTTCCACCCGGGCGAGAACGTCGGCCGCGGTGGCGACGACACCCTGTTCGCTCTCGAGGCTGGCGCTGTCGAGTTCGGCATCAAGCGCAACCGACGCATCGTCAACATCGTTCCTGCCGCTGAGCAGGTCGAGGTTGCTACCGCCTAG
- a CDS encoding fibronectin type III domain-containing protein, producing MIFSRRRATTAISAATAFTLLTGLATVPSAHAAPVSTVDDVFLGVGADETEALLNWTTYGVATEYVEFAPASAAAGEQFPADTAKRVTAERGSLTIEALRYSMSAQITGLEENTEYVYRIGSDERGWTKTHTLTTGDFGDTWEFSVFGDPQIGASDDQAKDGDGWRAATAAAAEHPGTSMFVSVGDQVDSVFDGLTQQAEYDEFFNNDEISRYRTAVNRGNHDAPSKAYGEMFDLPNTDASGLAPYNYYFERNNTLFVALDTNAVSLAGQKQFLRDTVAAHGKDNDWIVVTYHHSTYS from the coding sequence ATGATCTTCTCCCGCCGCCGCGCCACCACCGCTATCTCGGCAGCCACCGCATTCACGCTGCTCACCGGACTCGCCACCGTCCCCTCCGCCCACGCCGCGCCGGTGAGCACCGTGGATGACGTCTTTCTCGGAGTCGGCGCCGACGAGACCGAGGCGCTGCTCAACTGGACCACCTACGGCGTGGCCACCGAATACGTCGAGTTCGCCCCGGCCTCCGCTGCCGCGGGTGAGCAGTTCCCCGCCGACACGGCCAAGCGCGTCACCGCCGAGCGAGGATCGCTCACCATCGAGGCGCTGCGCTACTCCATGTCGGCGCAGATCACCGGGCTGGAAGAGAACACCGAGTACGTCTACCGCATCGGCTCCGACGAGCGCGGCTGGACCAAGACCCACACGTTGACCACCGGTGACTTCGGGGACACCTGGGAATTCAGCGTCTTCGGCGACCCGCAGATCGGCGCCTCCGACGACCAGGCCAAGGACGGGGACGGCTGGCGAGCGGCCACCGCCGCTGCCGCCGAGCACCCGGGCACCTCGATGTTTGTCTCGGTCGGCGACCAGGTCGACTCCGTCTTCGACGGCCTGACCCAGCAGGCGGAGTACGACGAGTTCTTCAACAACGACGAGATCTCCCGCTACCGCACCGCCGTCAACCGCGGAAACCACGACGCCCCGTCGAAGGCCTACGGCGAGATGTTCGACCTGCCCAACACCGACGCCAGCGGCCTGGCACCGTACAACTACTACTTCGAGCGCAACAACACCCTGTTCGTAGCGCTGGACACCAACGCCGTGAGCCTCGCGGGCCAGAAGCAGTTCCTGCGTGACACCGTCGCGGCCCACGGCAAAGACAACGACTGGATCGTGGTCACCTACCACCACTCCACCTACTCTTAG
- the rplU gene encoding 50S ribosomal protein L21 produces MYAIVKTGGKQYKVAEGDLVKVEKIEGEPGSAVALAPVLLVDGADVKSKAEDLANVSIDAEIVEQAKGPKIDILKYKNKTGYKRRQGHRQKLTVLKINGIK; encoded by the coding sequence ATGTACGCAATCGTCAAGACCGGCGGAAAGCAGTACAAGGTTGCCGAAGGCGATCTGGTCAAGGTCGAGAAGATCGAAGGCGAGCCGGGTTCTGCCGTGGCTCTCGCCCCGGTTCTGCTCGTCGACGGCGCCGACGTCAAGTCCAAGGCAGAGGATCTGGCTAACGTCAGCATCGATGCCGAGATCGTCGAGCAGGCCAAGGGCCCGAAGATCGACATTCTCAAGTACAAGAACAAGACCGGCTACAAGCGTCGTCAGGGCCACCGTCAGAAGCTGACGGTCCTGAAGATCAACGGCATCAAGTAG